In one Hymenobacter sp. DG25B genomic region, the following are encoded:
- a CDS encoding isoaspartyl peptidase/L-asparaginase family protein: MINELALALHGGAGTIARARMTAAQEQAYRTALQSALEIGYAVLEAGGPALDAVEMAVRSLEDCPLFNAGRGAVFTHDGHHEMDAAIMDGRNRAAGAVAGVRTVKNPIQAARLVMEHTEHVLLAWPGADELAKEHGLPTQPAAYFFTQHRYDQLQEAILEGRVRLDHSQAVKEPAPLVEPGAFPEDPKKKMGTVGAVARDRYGNLAAATSTGGMTNKRYSRIGDSPVIGAGTFADNATCAISCTGHGEFFLRAVVAHDISCLMEYRGLSLAEACRIVVHDKLAPVGARAAWWR; this comes from the coding sequence ATGATAAATGAATTGGCGCTGGCCTTACACGGCGGGGCCGGAACCATAGCACGGGCCCGCATGACGGCTGCCCAGGAACAAGCTTACCGCACCGCGCTGCAGTCGGCCCTGGAAATTGGCTATGCGGTACTGGAGGCCGGTGGGCCCGCCCTCGATGCCGTGGAAATGGCTGTCCGCTCGCTGGAAGACTGCCCTTTGTTTAATGCCGGCCGCGGCGCCGTGTTCACCCACGATGGCCACCACGAAATGGATGCCGCCATTATGGACGGCCGCAACCGCGCCGCCGGCGCGGTTGCCGGCGTGCGCACCGTGAAAAACCCCATTCAGGCCGCCCGCCTGGTGATGGAGCATACGGAGCACGTACTGCTGGCCTGGCCCGGCGCCGATGAGCTGGCCAAGGAGCACGGCCTGCCTACGCAACCCGCCGCCTACTTTTTTACCCAGCACCGCTACGACCAGTTACAGGAGGCCATTCTGGAGGGCCGCGTACGTCTGGACCATAGCCAGGCGGTAAAAGAGCCGGCGCCCCTGGTAGAGCCCGGCGCTTTCCCGGAAGATCCCAAAAAGAAGATGGGCACCGTGGGCGCCGTAGCCCGCGACCGGTATGGCAACCTGGCCGCCGCCACCAGCACCGGCGGCATGACCAACAAGCGCTACTCCCGCATCGGCGACTCGCCCGTTATCGGGGCCGGTACCTTTGCCGATAACGCTACCTGCGCCATCAGTTGCACCGGGCACGGCGAGTTTTTCCTGCGCGCCGTAGTGGCCCATGATATTTCCTGCCTCATGGAATACCGCGGCCTAAGTTTGGCAGAAGCCTGCCGCATTGTGGTGCACGATAAGCTGGCGCCGGTGGGGGCGAGGGCGGCCTGGTGGCGGTAG
- a CDS encoding DUF3127 domain-containing protein: protein MAYDATGRLHEIFDEQQVSEKFRKREFVLEVIDGQYPEHIKFQLVQDKTALIDQYKVGDEVKVTFNLRGRGFNKNGQMLYFTNLEAWKLEPASGGASGGGASAGGYNQQQAAPRPAANQNQNLRAQPSAAPIAGDDDNDLPF from the coding sequence ATGGCTTACGATGCTACCGGCCGCCTGCACGAAATTTTTGACGAGCAGCAGGTGAGCGAGAAATTCCGCAAGCGCGAATTCGTGCTGGAAGTTATAGATGGCCAGTACCCTGAGCATATCAAATTCCAGTTGGTACAAGACAAAACCGCTCTCATCGACCAATACAAAGTGGGCGACGAAGTTAAGGTAACTTTTAACCTGCGCGGCCGCGGCTTCAACAAAAACGGCCAGATGCTGTACTTCACCAACCTGGAAGCCTGGAAGCTGGAACCCGCTTCCGGTGGTGCCAGCGGCGGTGGTGCTTCAGCTGGTGGCTACAATCAGCAGCAAGCCGCACCACGTCCGGCTGCCAACCAGAACCAGAATCTGCGCGCTCAGCCTTCGGCGGCTCCTATTGCCGGCGACGACGACAACGACCTGCCTTTCTAG
- a CDS encoding SDR family oxidoreductase, producing MASSPSISDMHGKTVLITGASGGIGLATARQLARQGARLVLVCRNPEKAELARATVQEAAGPETPVDVLLCDLSLLRNVRTLAAEVARRYPRLDVLINNAGIMPGPLTVTEEGHELSWVTNHLSVFTLTNLLLPQLMAAEQARIITLASEAHWLGQIEASQEARNDPHKYSAITAYCDSKLANILFTNELAHRLELTGITANCVHPGMVNSGLMNPQTPLLMKSMWYMALPFMISTERGAQTSIYLASAPEVARISGKYFKRNKPGRSSAKAQSRAEASRLWRISEEETGME from the coding sequence ATGGCCTCCTCCCCCTCCATTTCTGACATGCACGGCAAAACGGTTTTGATTACCGGGGCCTCGGGGGGTATTGGCCTGGCTACGGCCCGGCAGCTGGCCCGGCAAGGCGCCCGCCTGGTGCTGGTGTGCCGCAACCCGGAAAAAGCCGAGCTGGCCCGGGCCACGGTGCAGGAGGCCGCCGGGCCGGAAACCCCCGTGGATGTACTGCTGTGCGACTTATCCCTGCTGCGCAACGTGCGCACCCTGGCCGCCGAGGTGGCCCGGCGCTACCCCCGGCTGGATGTGTTGATTAATAATGCCGGCATTATGCCCGGGCCGCTTACCGTGACCGAAGAAGGCCATGAGCTGAGCTGGGTAACAAACCATCTGTCGGTGTTTACGCTGACCAACTTATTGCTACCCCAGCTGATGGCGGCGGAACAGGCCCGCATTATTACGCTGGCCTCAGAAGCGCATTGGCTGGGCCAGATTGAAGCCTCGCAGGAAGCCCGCAACGACCCGCATAAATACAGCGCCATTACAGCTTACTGTGATTCCAAGCTGGCTAATATTCTGTTTACCAACGAGCTGGCTCACCGCCTGGAGCTCACGGGCATTACGGCCAATTGCGTACACCCCGGCATGGTGAACTCAGGATTGATGAACCCGCAAACGCCGTTGCTGATGAAATCGATGTGGTACATGGCCCTGCCGTTTATGATCAGTACCGAGCGGGGGGCCCAAACCAGCATTTATCTGGCCTCCGCCCCGGAGGTAGCGCGCATCAGCGGTAAATATTTCAAGCGAAATAAGCCCGGCCGCAGCTCCGCCAAAGCCCAGAGCCGAGCCGAAGCCAGCCGGCTTTGGCGCATTTCAGAAGAAGAAACCGGTATGGAGTAA
- a CDS encoding helix-turn-helix domain-containing protein, translating to MSELLELIAQGEGERLEFKKKTTHPTRIARTIVSLANTHGGQVLVGVDDDGRVVGVREPEEEMYVLRLASELYTDPPVPLAFEEVEEDGRTVLIVTVRESAHKPHRAQVADGDWRGYVRVRDESVQTSQLTEKSLTLDDAPGLEKLPLNKEELAVLDYLSKNPRITLAQYMKLLNIGQRRAHRTLIKLTLHGYIKHHDKQKEVYYTL from the coding sequence ATGTCTGAACTGCTGGAGTTGATTGCGCAGGGCGAGGGGGAACGGCTGGAATTCAAAAAGAAAACCACCCACCCTACCCGCATTGCCCGCACCATCGTATCGTTGGCTAACACGCACGGCGGCCAGGTGCTGGTGGGGGTAGATGATGATGGACGCGTGGTGGGCGTGCGCGAACCTGAGGAGGAAATGTATGTGTTGCGGCTGGCCTCAGAGTTGTACACAGACCCACCGGTGCCGCTGGCCTTTGAGGAAGTGGAGGAAGATGGCCGCACCGTACTAATTGTAACGGTGCGCGAGAGTGCGCACAAGCCCCACCGGGCGCAGGTGGCCGATGGCGACTGGCGTGGCTATGTGCGCGTGCGCGACGAAAGTGTGCAAACCAGTCAGCTCACTGAAAAATCCCTGACGCTGGATGACGCGCCCGGCCTGGAGAAGCTGCCTTTAAATAAGGAGGAGCTGGCCGTGCTGGATTATCTCAGCAAAAATCCGCGGATTACGCTGGCGCAGTACATGAAGCTGCTCAACATTGGCCAGCGCCGCGCCCACCGCACCCTCATTAAGCTCACGCTGCACGGCTACATCAAGCACCACGACAAACAGAAAGAAGTGTACTACACGCTGTAA
- a CDS encoding DinB family protein → MLTNRPTAGQYAPYYDTYVRLIPADADPLAFLEQQPRELRQLLEPLTDDQALFAYAPGKWTIKESLVHMMDTERIFAYRALRIARGDQQPLPGFDQDSYVPASGANARVLTDILQEYDTVRAATLSLLRSFQPDAFERLGSASNNPVSVQALAYIIPGHEAHHLQLLRERYLPALK, encoded by the coding sequence ATGCTTACCAACCGCCCCACTGCCGGCCAGTACGCCCCCTACTACGATACCTACGTTCGCCTGATTCCGGCCGACGCCGACCCCCTGGCCTTTCTGGAGCAGCAACCCCGGGAGCTACGCCAGCTTCTGGAGCCCCTCACCGATGATCAGGCTCTGTTTGCCTACGCGCCCGGCAAATGGACTATTAAAGAGTCGTTGGTGCACATGATGGATACGGAGCGCATTTTCGCCTACCGCGCGTTACGCATTGCGCGCGGCGACCAGCAGCCGCTGCCCGGCTTCGATCAGGACAGCTACGTGCCCGCCTCCGGAGCGAATGCCCGCGTCCTGACCGATATTCTGCAGGAGTATGATACCGTGCGGGCTGCCACGCTCAGCCTGTTGCGCTCTTTCCAGCCCGATGCCTTTGAGCGCCTGGGCTCCGCCAGCAATAACCCGGTAAGCGTGCAGGCCCTGGCCTATATTATTCCCGGCCATGAGGCCCACCACCTGCAATTGCTGCGCGAGCGGTATTTGCCGGCCCTGAAATAG
- a CDS encoding T9SS-dependent choice-of-anchor J family protein, whose protein sequence is MKNTLLFRYLTGCAAVLLSAGSAMAQVSLGTSPYTETFDGIGTELPTGFSVYTGASATAPGTPVATFSTAKVAWNNTSGAFKNFASADGLTQTATATEQDASTDRALGLRQTGSVGDPGGAFVFTIENTTGKTNFNLSFKLQSLDVASTRTTTWVVDYGVGATPSAFTAVGSTVTTGGSTFSNNTITVDFENKLDNQTGPVWIRIVALASTSGSGSRASTAIDDFSLSWTAGTSTTPTLSVTPNTLNLGRQTIGAASAGVPYTLTAASLTADATVTAPAPFEVSKDNTTFATSVTFTPAELTAGLPVYVRFTPTASGTVSGTITNASTGANDKTVTVKGYGVDPNDNLFSFDDCSGTDFDGWMAYSVTGTQTWACTTFGHDAADAAGKDSKPYGVQINGYSSGNKENEDWLISPALALSATDYPLLSFWSRVAFTGPGLALRVSTNYTGTGDPNATGVTWTDLNADFATGDTWMDSGDIDLSAYKGKTVYLAFVYTSTTTGAARWTLDDVRLRKSSTPAATILAATPELLDFGYQLVNTGGNKTFVATLKNLTANATIISSNPEFVLSKDGTTNFVSSLTYTPAEAAQGKVTVKVLFMPTVSMATYKGTVTIASEGATSATVALQGNTIEAAQTLEVVNWNMEWFGSPDQNPKDDNLQQENAAKILKELNADVFALAEVVDTVRLGTIVRQLGGYKYMVSDFGSNVTDDNSYAKAQKLAFVYRASVVKNPTFTGLLRCTSCDDYGYWASGRFPYLMEADVTLNNVTQRINFILIHAKANVTPLAESYDRRKKGAEALKAKLDADFATKNVIILGDFNDDLDKTITTGISTTASSYSAFTEDATNYTAVTLPLSLAGEKSTVSYNDIIDHVVLSNEMAQFYLPGSARIRTDVAAMIENYGTTTTDHYPVMTRYNTANVALPNKQAAAAQNRLLSVYPNPASTAVRLQLAQAGAQAVRLQVSAIDGRTVVEATGTLEQVNQRLNQQFSKLRSGLYILRITSGSKVYTQRLQKQ, encoded by the coding sequence ATGAAAAACACTTTACTCTTTCGGTACCTGACGGGCTGTGCGGCGGTGCTGCTTTCCGCCGGTAGCGCCATGGCTCAGGTATCCCTGGGTACCAGCCCCTACACGGAAACCTTTGATGGTATCGGAACGGAGCTTCCCACGGGCTTCTCGGTTTATACGGGAGCAAGTGCTACGGCCCCGGGAACACCGGTTGCTACCTTTAGCACGGCTAAAGTGGCCTGGAATAACACCAGCGGCGCTTTCAAAAACTTTGCTTCCGCTGATGGTCTTACGCAGACCGCTACCGCAACAGAGCAGGATGCCTCCACAGATCGGGCACTGGGTCTGCGCCAGACTGGCTCCGTTGGTGACCCCGGCGGGGCTTTTGTTTTTACGATTGAGAACACCACGGGGAAAACCAACTTCAACCTAAGCTTTAAGCTGCAGTCGTTGGATGTGGCCTCCACCCGTACCACTACCTGGGTAGTTGATTATGGCGTGGGTGCTACACCGTCTGCCTTTACCGCAGTAGGCAGCACAGTAACCACGGGTGGCAGTACCTTCTCTAACAACACCATTACCGTTGACTTTGAAAATAAGCTGGATAACCAAACCGGCCCGGTATGGATTCGCATTGTTGCTCTGGCTTCTACTTCCGGCTCGGGCAGCCGTGCCTCTACTGCCATTGATGATTTCTCGCTGAGCTGGACGGCGGGCACTTCTACCACCCCTACCCTGTCCGTAACGCCTAACACCCTGAATCTGGGCCGCCAGACCATAGGGGCCGCCTCCGCCGGTGTTCCTTATACCCTCACTGCCGCCAGCCTGACCGCCGATGCAACTGTGACGGCTCCTGCCCCTTTTGAGGTATCAAAAGACAATACTACGTTTGCTACTTCGGTCACCTTTACGCCGGCGGAGCTTACGGCCGGCCTGCCCGTGTATGTGCGGTTCACCCCCACTGCCAGCGGCACGGTTTCGGGTACCATCACCAACGCCAGCACCGGCGCCAATGATAAAACGGTAACTGTGAAGGGCTACGGGGTTGACCCCAACGACAACCTTTTCTCCTTTGATGACTGCTCCGGCACGGACTTCGATGGCTGGATGGCCTACAGCGTAACGGGCACCCAGACCTGGGCCTGCACCACTTTTGGTCATGATGCCGCCGATGCTGCCGGCAAAGACAGCAAGCCTTATGGCGTGCAGATCAACGGCTATTCCAGCGGCAATAAGGAAAACGAAGACTGGCTTATCTCGCCGGCTTTGGCGCTGAGTGCTACCGATTATCCCCTGCTCTCGTTCTGGAGCCGCGTGGCCTTTACCGGCCCCGGCCTGGCGCTGCGGGTTTCTACCAACTACACCGGCACCGGCGACCCTAACGCCACCGGCGTAACCTGGACCGACCTGAATGCTGATTTCGCCACCGGCGACACCTGGATGGATTCCGGCGACATCGACCTCTCGGCCTACAAAGGCAAAACCGTATACCTGGCCTTTGTTTACACCAGCACCACCACCGGCGCCGCCCGCTGGACGCTGGACGATGTGCGCCTGCGCAAATCCAGCACGCCGGCCGCCACCATCCTGGCCGCCACCCCCGAGCTATTGGACTTCGGCTATCAGTTGGTGAACACCGGTGGTAACAAGACCTTTGTGGCCACGCTGAAAAACCTCACGGCCAACGCCACTATCATCTCCAGCAACCCGGAGTTTGTGCTCTCCAAAGATGGCACCACCAACTTCGTTTCTTCCCTTACCTATACCCCCGCCGAAGCGGCCCAGGGCAAGGTTACGGTGAAGGTTCTGTTTATGCCTACCGTATCCATGGCCACCTACAAAGGCACTGTGACCATTGCCTCGGAAGGCGCCACCAGCGCTACGGTAGCCCTGCAGGGCAACACCATTGAGGCAGCCCAGACCCTGGAAGTTGTTAACTGGAACATGGAATGGTTTGGCTCGCCTGATCAGAATCCCAAAGATGACAACCTGCAGCAGGAAAACGCCGCCAAGATTCTGAAGGAGCTGAATGCCGATGTATTTGCGCTGGCCGAAGTAGTGGATACCGTACGCCTGGGCACCATTGTACGGCAGCTGGGTGGCTATAAGTACATGGTGTCGGACTTTGGCTCTAACGTAACCGATGATAACTCATATGCCAAGGCCCAGAAGCTGGCCTTTGTATACCGCGCCTCCGTGGTGAAGAACCCTACGTTCACCGGCCTGCTGCGCTGCACCTCCTGCGACGATTACGGCTACTGGGCATCGGGCCGCTTCCCTTACCTGATGGAGGCTGATGTAACCCTGAACAATGTAACGCAGCGCATCAACTTCATCCTGATTCACGCCAAAGCCAACGTAACGCCTCTGGCCGAGTCCTACGACCGGCGCAAAAAGGGTGCGGAAGCCCTGAAGGCCAAGCTGGACGCCGACTTTGCTACCAAGAATGTGATTATCCTCGGCGACTTCAACGACGACCTGGATAAAACCATTACCACCGGTATCAGCACCACGGCTTCTTCTTACAGCGCTTTCACCGAGGATGCTACCAACTACACGGCCGTTACGCTGCCCCTCAGCCTGGCCGGCGAAAAGTCGACGGTTTCCTACAATGATATCATCGACCACGTGGTGCTGTCCAATGAGATGGCGCAGTTCTACCTGCCCGGCTCCGCCCGCATCCGCACGGATGTAGCCGCCATGATTGAGAACTACGGCACCACCACCACCGACCACTATCCGGTGATGACGCGCTACAATACGGCCAACGTTGCCCTGCCTAACAAACAGGCCGCGGCAGCGCAGAACCGCCTGCTGAGCGTGTACCCCAACCCCGCCAGCACCGCCGTACGGCTGCAGTTGGCCCAGGCTGGCGCTCAGGCAGTACGCCTGCAGGTAAGCGCCATTGATGGCCGCACGGTGGTAGAAGCTACCGGCACTCTGGAACAGGTAAATCAGCGCCTGAACCAGCAGTTCAGCAAGCTGCGCTCCGGCCTGTATATCCTTCGCATCACCAGCGGTAGCAAGGTGTATACCCAGCGTTTGCAGAAGCAATAA
- a CDS encoding YkvA family protein, producing MSTLAEKGVKIAKNAVFSLFLKRATRLLGKPFAVAVALREVAAKLDDENSKKGPFQQTIDMVRTLIRLVNAYVTGTYRRIETSTIISGLAVLLYVLSPLDLVPDFIPVVGLMDDLALISWFISKFRDELVSFQEWERTHATEAAAVAAAVPAATDATITGAVAELGHS from the coding sequence ATGTCAACTCTTGCCGAAAAAGGGGTGAAAATTGCCAAGAATGCCGTGTTCAGCCTGTTCTTAAAACGGGCTACCCGGCTGCTGGGCAAACCCTTTGCCGTAGCCGTTGCCCTGCGCGAAGTTGCCGCCAAGCTGGATGATGAAAACAGCAAAAAAGGCCCCTTCCAGCAAACCATTGACATGGTGCGCACCCTCATCCGGTTGGTAAACGCTTATGTAACGGGCACTTACCGCCGCATCGAAACCAGCACCATTATTTCCGGGCTGGCCGTGCTGCTGTACGTTCTCTCCCCGCTGGACCTGGTGCCTGACTTTATTCCGGTTGTGGGTCTGATGGATGATCTGGCTCTGATCAGCTGGTTTATCAGCAAGTTCCGGGATGAGCTGGTCAGCTTCCAGGAATGGGAACGTACCCACGCAACTGAGGCTGCGGCCGTTGCCGCGGCCGTGCCCGCCGCTACCGATGCTACCATAACCGGT